The window CAACAAGTTGTGCACAATCTGTTCATAAGTACGAATGTTCCTATTGACAAACGTGAAAAAGCAAAAATAAAAACGTGGAAATTGTCTGAATTAGACACTCTCCACGTTCTGTTATTTATTCCACGAAACAAGTTCCATTCCAGGTCTTCCATTCATCGACAATGTACCTCGCACTCCGCTGCTAAACATTGAAGATCCTGCTGCTGCTATCATTGCTGCATTATCAGTACAAAATGATATAGGCGGAACGTAAAAAGGTATATTGAGTTCCTTAAACATCGCTTCAAGGGATGTACGCAGCTCTTTATTCGCAGCAACACCCCCCGCAGCTATAACTTGCTCAACATTAAATTCTTTGGCAGCACGAACTGTTTTTGTAGTTAACACATCAACAACACTCGCTTGAAACCCTGCTGCTACATGTTGGGGATTTATATGTTCTCCCCGTTGTTCCAAATTATGTTTATAGTTAATCACTGATGACTTAAGACCGCTAAAACTAAAATCGTATGATTCAGGTTCAAGCCATGCTCTTGGAAATTCAATTTCTTCTTCGCTTTCCAAAGCTAAACGGTCAATTTCGGGTCCTCCCGGATATGGAAGTCCGAGTACACGGGCAACTTTATCATAGGCTTCTCCAGCTGCGTCGTCGCGCGTCTCTCCTATCAATTCAAAGGAACCATGTTCTTTCATAAGAACAAGCTCAGTGTGACCGCCTGAAACGATGAGGGCAAGCAAAGGAAACTCCATCGGTTGTATAAGTTGGTTAGCATAAATATGCCCTGCAATATGATGTACACCAACAATTGGCAGTTGATTTGCGAATGCAAATGCCTTTGCTGCATTAATTCCAATCAGTAAAGCCCCAACTAGGCCCGGTCCTTCAGTTACCGCTACTGCATCTAGATCCTTTGGTTGCATATCCGCAATATGGAGCGCTTCTTCAATAACCAATGTAATCTGCTCTACATGATGTCTAGAAGCAATTTCAGGAACAACGCCGCCA of the Sporosarcina sp. 6E9 genome contains:
- the tsaD gene encoding tRNA (adenosine(37)-N6)-threonylcarbamoyltransferase complex transferase subunit TsaD; this translates as MKKDQYILGIETSCDETAASIVKNGTEIVSNVVASQINSQKRFGGVVPEIASRHHVEQITLVIEEALHIADMQPKDLDAVAVTEGPGLVGALLIGINAAKAFAFANQLPIVGVHHIAGHIYANQLIQPMEFPLLALIVSGGHTELVLMKEHGSFELIGETRDDAAGEAYDKVARVLGLPYPGGPEIDRLALESEEEIEFPRAWLEPESYDFSFSGLKSSVINYKHNLEQRGEHINPQHVAAGFQASVVDVLTTKTVRAAKEFNVEQVIAAGGVAANKELRTSLEAMFKELNIPFYVPPISFCTDNAAMIAAAGSSMFSSGVRGTLSMNGRPGMELVSWNK